Genomic window (Luteibacter yeojuensis):
GCAGGCGTGGCACGCCCGTGGGATACATGATCGACGCGATACCCCGCGACGGGTGTTCGAGGAAGTCGATCAGGCCGCCCGTGCGCGGCTCCACGCCGAACGCCTTGTGCTGGTTCGGGTAACGGAGGTTGCAATCGATCAGCAGGCTCGTCTTCGATTCGTCGAAGGCGAACGCGGCGGCGAGGTTGCGGGCCACGAAGCTGCCGCCCGAGCGGGGACTCACCGCCGCCACCAGCGTGACGAAGTTGTTCTCCCCGGCCATCTCGAGCAGGCGCGTGCGGATGCCGCGGAACGCGTCCGACTGTTGTCGAACCGAATCCTCGCGGTGGATCAGGCGTTTGCGCTCGCAATCGATAGGGGCCAGCGCCCCGCCCTCCTCGCGCATCCGCGCGATGGAGTGGCCGGGCGTCGCGTGCGCCTCGCCGTGGCGGGTGGCGACGACGTCGCCGAGTTCGATGTTGTCAGCGGCCATCTTGTTCATCGTCAACCCTTCATCCTCAGCCAGAACACCAGGAGGTATACGGCGCCGACACCCGCGACGATCAGGGCGAGCGTCATGTTGTGGAACTGGGCGCGGCGGCGATCGCGCGGGGTGGGATAGAAAGGGATGGTCGCCAGCACCGGGAAGCCGATGGCCTGTTCCAGCTGTGCCACGGAACGGATACGTGGATCGAAGCGCGCCACCGCGAAGAGGAGTCCGAACGGAATGGCGAGGGAAAGGGCGAGACCCGCCAGGCTGAAGTGCATGAAGCGCAGGCCCGATGGAACCAGTGGCATCACGGCCGGATTCTGCACCAGGAAGGTGAGCCCCCGCTGCTCGGCGTCGAGGTTCATCGACACGCGGGCGTTCTCGCGACGCTTCAGGAGGTCCTGGTAGACGTCGCGGTTCACCGTGTAGTCGCGGGTGAGTTCCGCCGTGACGTTCTCCGAATTGGCGATGCGCTTGCTCCGCTCCAGTTCCGCCTGGAGCATCGATTCACTGGCCGCGACCCGCGCCGCGCTCGCCGCGGCGTCGCTGCGCACGGCGGCCAGCTGCAGCCGCATCTGCTGGTACACCGGGTTCATGGTCACCGCATGGTCCAGCGGCAAGGCCCCGCCGAGTGCGCGTTGCGCGTCGGCGGCCTGGGCCTGTTTGCGCAGGTCCTCGATCTGGTGGCGAAGACGGATCACGTCCGGGTACTCGTCGGTGTAGTTCAGCCGCAGCTTGTCCAACTGGCCCTGCAGATCGGCAAGCTGGGCCTGGTAAATGCCGCCCACCGTCTGCACCGCGTTGACCTCGGATTCGCCGTTGAGCTGCGACTGCAGCACCCCGGCCTGCGACTGCTTCTGCATGTAATCCATGCGGTTGTTTTCGATCTGCGTACGCAACTGGCTGATCCGCGCATTGGTGTCGGTCTCGCTGCCCGGGCGCGCGTCCGCGTTGGCGTCGCGATAAGCCTTCAGCTTGTCTTCCGCGTCGGTGAGCTTCGTGCGATACGCTTCCACCTGGCTGTTGATGAACTCATAGGCCTCGCGGCTTTCGCGCTGCTTCGAAGCGAGGCTCTCGCTGATGAACAGCTGGCCGAAGGCGCGGGTGACCTCGAAGGCCCGCTTTGGATCGGAGTCGAAATAGCTGATGGTGATGAGGTTGTCGCGGTTGTTGGCGATCTTCGTCCGCGCCTTGATGCCCTCGACGATCTTGTCGCGTTCCAGCGGCGAGGGACGGGTTGCCAGCCAGCCGCCGGTCTTCAGGATCTCGTCGAGCACCTTGCGGCTGAAGACCACGTCGCGGGCGATGCCGGCGCGGTTCTTGTTGGCCGTGGCCGACGCCGCGCCTTCCATCAACGGCGTGATGATGCTCGCTTCCTGGGCGAGGATCGTCGTGGACGCTTCGTACTTCTTCGGCCAGACCGAGCCCACGGCCAGGGCCGCGAGCGCGATCGCCGCGAACATCACGCCCATCGCGATACGCCGTCTGCGCGCTTCGCCGACCAGCGCGGGCAACATGCCCGAGAGAGGAACCATATCGCCGCTCATTGAATTACCCCTCGTATCCGCTTGCGGCGGAGTCGCTCAGAATGCACGTTGCGGAACGGTGATCACGTCGCCCGGTTGCACCGGGTAGTTGCTCGCCAGATCGCCCTGTTGGAGGATTTTCTGCAGACGCACCGCATAGGACTGGGTTTCGCCGGCTTGTCCGCGGCGATACAGCTCGGTGCGATCCGGTGCGGCGAATTCCGTCGTACCGCCCGCCGCGAGTACCGCGTCGAGCACCGTCATGCCCTGCCGGAAAGGAATGGAAATGGGACTGCGCACGGCACCGGTGACGCGCACCCGCGAAAGGTATTCGTGGCTGCGCAACGCGGTGAGGATCACCGCCACCTGTGGATCGCGGATGTACTGCGCCAGCTTCTGCTGGATCTCCGCGCCCACCTGTTCGGTGGTGCGCCCGCCTGCGGCGATGTCGCCGACCAGCGGTACCGTGACCTTACCATCGGGCCGGACGGGCACGCTGACACTGAGGTCGGGGTTGTGCCATACCGTCACCTGGAGCTGGTCGTCGACACCGATGAGGTATGCGTCGACGGCCTGGTTCTCGGCAGAGGCCTGGGGTGGCGGAGACGTGCTTCCGCCGGTGGCGCAGGCGCCCAAAAGCAGGGCTGCGGCAAGTGTGGCGACGCGATTCCAGACCTTCATGATGAGTACCTGCCCCCGTGTCTTCGTCGAGCGGTATCGTCATTTCAATGACGCTCCCGCGTCCATTCGACAGCCCGCCTATGCCATTCGACCGACGGTGTTCCGACCGGCTTTGCGCGATGCTTCCGACGGGCGTCGCTTGCGGGTAGAAGGCTTTGATCGAGGTCATGGACATGGCGGCGCGCCTCACCCATCCGGCGGTGCAGGCCTTGCTGCTCGGCATCGTCTCCCTCGTCCTGGTCGTCCGCCGGCGCCCCATGGCCGCGGCATGGTCCGGCGCCGTCGCGCTGGCCTGGCTCTGGGTCGCATCCACGCCGGCGGTAGCGCTGGCGTTGCGCGACACCCTGGCGGCACCCGCCCCGGATCATCCCGCCCGTGCCGATGCCATCGTCGTCCTCGGCGGCGAAACCCTTCCCCGGATCGACTGGTCGCAACCGACCACGCGTGCCGGCAAGGGCCTCGCCTTATGGCGCGACGGCTACGCACCCCTGTTGCTGGTGTCGGGCAGGGACCAGGCGCGCACCTTGGCCGAAGGCTACGCGGCGGCGGGGGTGCCCATGCAGGATCTGCGCGTGGACGGAAGCAGCCGGAACACGCACGAGAACGCGCGCAACTCGGCGACCCTCCTCGCTGCGAGCGGAGCATCCGACATCCTGCTGGTGACCTCGGCGATCCACATGCGCCGCGCCGCGGCATCGTTCCGGAAGGAAGGAGTGAACGTATCGCCGGTGCCCGCGTCCGACGCGCATGCCGTGTTGCTCCTGGCACCCCGCTGGCTACCCCGGCGCGACGCCCTGACCCTCACCGCACGGTGCCTTCGGGAACGCCTAGCCCTTTGGGTCTATCACTTACGCGGCTGGGCCTGATCCATAACGCCCGATCCCCTAGGGATCGTCGGTTTCGATCTGCAGCGACGTCTTGCCGTCCCGGCGGATCAGGCCGGGCCCGAACTGCACCACCCTGTCGTCTTTCAACACGACGGTGTAATCCTTGTGCGAGAACGAAAAGCGGCCCGGCCGCCGGTCGAGCCAACTCAGCACCTCATAGCCGATGATGCTGCGATCGGAATCGGGGCGACCGAGACGCTCGATGACTTCGCTGCGCGACGTGCCCACGTCGAGCCTGGCGATCTTCGCCGCCATGCCCTGACATCCGGCGAGCCCGGTCACGACAGCCGCCACGACGATCGCTCGTTTCATCCTCACTCACCCCTCGAACGGGACTGCATCCGTCCGATGGTAGCGCACCGCCGCAAAACCGTGCGAACCGCAGGTGTTGTGGCTAACGGGTGGTGGAGGCCGGTGGCGGCCGCATCGGCTTCTGCCCCACCGGCTTTCCGCGCGTATCCAGGGGATCGGCCGCGACCGGGGTGACCGGGGCGACCTGCGCCACGGCGCATGGCGCGGCAAGGGCGCAAGCTTCAGTCGCCGCGGGCGGCGTAACGGGTTTCCACGTAGTTGTCGAGGATCGCGACGAACTCCTCCGCGATGTTCTCGCCGCGCAGCGTCATCGCCTTCTCGCCGTCGATGAACACGGGTGCCGAAGGCGCTTCGCCATTACCCGGCAGCGAGATGCCGATGTTGGCGTGCCGCGACTCGCCCGGCCCGTTCACCACGCAGCCCATCACGGCCAGGGTGAGGTTCTCCACTCCGTCGTATTTCACGCGCCACAGCGGCATCTTCTCCCGCACATGGCCCTGCACCGTCTTCGCCAGCTCCTGGAAGAACTCGCTGGTGGTACGGCCGCAGCCCGGGCAGGCCGTGACCAGCGGCGTGAAGGCGCGCAGGCCCATGGTCTGGAGCAGTTCCTGTGCGACGATGACTTCGGTCGTGCGCGACTGGCCCGGTTCCGGCGTGAGCGAGATGCGGATGGTGTCGCCGATGCCTTCCTGCAGCAGCACGGCCAGGGCGGCGCTGGAGGCCGCGATGCCCTTGGAGCCCATGCCCGCCTCGGTAAGGCCGAGGTGCAGCGCGTAATCGCCGCGGCGCGCGAGGTCGCGGTAGACGGCAATGAGTTCCTGCACGCCGGAGACCTTGCACGACAGGATGATGCGGTCGCGCGGCAGGCCGAGGTCTTCCGCGCGCGCCGCGGAATCCAGCGCCGAACGGATCAACGCCTCGCGTGCCACGTGGCTGGCGTCCCAGGGATCGGCGCGATGGGCGTTCTCGTCCATCAGGGTCGCGACCATGGACTGGTCGAGCGATCCCCAGTTGGCGCCGATGCGCACGGGCTTTCCGTAGCGGATCGCCATCTCGATGATCGAGGCGAACTGGGCATCCTTCTTCTTGCCGAAGCCGACGTTACCCGGGTTGATGCGATATTTCGCCAGCGCCTCGGCACACGCGGGCTCGCCTTCGAGGAGCTGGTGGCCGTTGTAGTGGAAATCGCCGATGAGCGGCACCGACACGCCCATCATGTCCAGGCGCTCGCGGATGCGTGGAACCGCGGCGGCGGCGGCTGGCGTATTCACCGTGATGCGCACCATCTCGGAACCTGCCCGCGCCAGCTCGGCCACCTGCTTCGCGGTGGAGGCCGGATCCTCGGTATCGGTGTTCGTCATCGACTGGACGACGATGGGCGCACCCCCGCCGACCTGGACGCGGTCGATCAGGACACCCGTGCTGGGGCGGCGTGCGCCGGCTTCCGCGGGACGCGGGCGGCTGGAGAGGTCTTCGGTCATAGCTGGCTATTTTACCGCATCTCTATCTGCGAGCCGCTATTGAGGCGAGGGGACGGTGCCTCACCGCTTCACGGCTCCGTCGGCTCCTCGTCGGCATAGCGGCTCCCGCACCACGGCTCCGATACACTCGGGAATATGAACGTCCGCCACCGCACCACCGGGTTTTCCAACCGCCTGTTCGCCGAGCAGGCACTGAGCCGCAGCGCCGGCGCGCCCCTGATCGGCGGAAACGCCGTGGAACTGCTGATCGACGCCCAGGCGCATTTCGACGCATGGCTCGCGGCCATCGCCTCCGCCCGGCGTCACGTGTTCCTCGAGAATTACATCGTCCGCGACGACGCGATCGGGCAGGCCTTCCGCGATGCCCTCGTGGAACGGGCGAAGGCCGGCGTGTTCGTCGCGGTCATCGCGGACTGGGCAGGCTGCCTGGGCCAGTCCCGTTCCTCGTTCTGGAATCCCTTGCGCCAGGCCGGCGGGCAGGTCCGCATCTACAACCCGCCGACACTCGGCAGCTCGTTCGGCTGGGTGAGCCGGGACCACCGCAAGGTACTGGTGGTGGATGGCGAGGTGGGTTTCCTGTCCGGCGTCTGCATCAGCGAGAAATGGCTCGGCGACCCTGGGCGCGACGTTCCGCCCTGGCGCGATACCGGCGTGACGTTGCGCGGGCCCGCCGTCGCGGAGATCGAGCACGCGTTCGCCGACAGTTGGCGTGAAAGTGGCGCCCCCCTGGCCGAGGACGAACGGCTATCGCCGCCGGTCGAGCTACGCGAGGCCGGCGATGTCTCCTTGCGCGTGATCGCCACGCATCCCAGCACGGCGGGCATGTACCGCCTCGACCAGATGGTCGCCGCGATGGCCACGCAGACGCTATGGCTCACCGACGCCTATTTCGTCGGCGTGGCGCCGTACGTGCAGGCGCTGTCCGCGGCGGCGCGCGACGGCGTGGACGTGCGCCTGCTGGTGCCGGGCACCAGCGACATTCCCATGGTGGCGAGCATGTCGCGCTCCGGCTACCGCCCCCTGCTGAAGGCGGGTATCCGCGTCTTCGAATGGAATGGCTCGATGCTGCATGCGAAGACGGCCGTGGCCGACGGACGTTGGGCGCGCGTGGGCTCCTCCAACCTGAACATCGCCAGCTGGCTCAGCAACCGCGAGATCGACGTGGCCATCGAGGATGCCCGCTTCGCGGGCCAGCTCGCCGCGCAGTATGAAAAAGACCTGGAGAACGCGACCGAGATCCTGCTTCGCGGACGGCATCCGCGGTCGGGCAAGGACCGCATGCGCAGCCGCTCGCCCCGCCCGCCCCGGCCCCGTGGGACCGGAGGGAGTTCGAGCCGTGCGGCGGCGGGTGCCTTGCGCATCGCCAACACCGTGGGCGCCGCCATCACCCAGCACCGCGTGCTGGGAGAGACGGAAACCGGGCCGGTGCTCGCCGGCGCGGCGACGTCGCTCGCACTGACCGTGCTGGCGATCCTGTGGCCGGCGGTCATCGCGTGGCCGCTGGCACTGATCGGCGCGTGGTTCACGGTCAACCTGGCGGTGAGCTGGTGGACCCTGCGCGCACGACGCACGCGCCGCGCCGACGACGACCCGGCGCCATAGGCCGGCCCGCTCAGCTGCGCGGTTTGAAATGCAGCGGCTGGGCTTCGGTAGGCGGCGGTGCCGCCGGGCCGCAGCTGTTGCACGAACCGCAGCCGTCGCCGCAGCTGCCCGTCGCGGCCGCGGGCTGGAAGCGGCGACCGAGGAAACGCACGACGCCGGGGCGGCCCTCGCGGTTCAGGCGGGCCGACACGCGTGCCATCCACCGCGTCGAGGTCTTCGGCAGCAGCTTGCGGAAAGCCACGCAGGCGCTCGCCGCGACGGCGACAGCGACGATCGCGCCCTGCACAAGTTCGAACGTCGTCATGAGAGTGCCCTCGCGATCTGGTACGTCGCCAACGAGGCAAGGTAGGCGAGGCTGAACAGGTAACCCGCCGCGATGGCGACGTTCTTCCACGAATTGGTTTCGCGGCGGATCACGGCGAGCGTGGACATGCACTGCGGTGCGAACACGTACCAGGCCAGCAACGAAAGCGCGGTGGCCAGCGTCCACTGGTGGGCGATCACCGGCCCCAGTTGCGAGGCAAGCGCATCGTCGCTGCCGGACATGGCGTAGACCGTGCCCAGCGCGGCCACCGCCACTTCGCGCGCGGCGAGGCCGGGCACGAGCGCCACGCAGATCTGCCAGTTGAAGCCGATCGGCGAGAACACGTATTCGAGCAGGCGGCCGAGACGCCCCGCGATGCTGTAATCGATGGCGGGTTCCGTGGCACCTGGCGGCGGCCCCGGGAAGCTGGAAAGGAACCAAAGCAGCACGGTGAGCGCGAGGATGATGCCGCCCACGCGCTTCAGGAAGATCACCGCCCTCTCCCACAGGCCGAGCGCGATGTCGCGGACGTTCGGCAGCCGGTATGACGGCAGCTCCATGATGAGCGCGTGCTCGCTCTTGTCCTTGCGCAGCCGCTTCATCACGAAGGCGACACCCAGCGCGCTGAAGATGCCCGCGAAGTAGAGCGTGAAGAGGACGATGCCCTGCAGGTTGAACACGCCCCACACACTGCGGCTCGGGATGAACGCGGCGATGAGCAGCGTGTAGACCGGCAGGCGCGCCGAACAGGTCATCAGCGGGGCGACGAGGATCGTGGTGAGGCGGTCGCGCGGATCCTGGATGCTGCGGGTGGCCATGATGCCGGGAATGGCGCAGGCGAAGCTCGACAGCAGCGGAATGAAGGCACGGCCGGTAAGGCCCACGCGGAACATCATGCGGTCGAGCAGGAAGGCCGCGCGCGGCAGGTAGCCCGATTCCTCGAGCACGAGGATGAAGAGGAACAGGATCAGGATCTGCGGCAGGAACACCAGCACCGCGCCGAGGCCGGCGAACACGCCGTCGTTGAGCAGGCTGTGCAGCGCGCTGCCCTCGGGCAGGAAACCCGTGACGAACGTACCGAGCGCGGCGATGCCGGCCTCGATGCCGTCCATCACCGGCTGCGCCCAGGAGAACACGGCCTGGAAGATGAAGAACATGAGCGTGGCGAGGATCGCCAGGCCGAAGACGGGATGCAGTGCCCAGCGGTCGATGGCGTCGTCGATGGCGACCGTGTCGCGCGGCAACGTGACGGTGTCCGCGAGAATCGCGCGCACCTCGGCGTGCAGCGCCTCGACACCGGCCTCGTCGATCGGCGCCGGCACGATGTCCGGCACGCTCGCGTCGATGCGCTCGATCAGCGCCTTCGCGCCGCCGCGACGCACGGCGATCGTTTCGACCACCGGCACGCCAAGGCGCTGCGACAACCGGGCGACGTCGATGACGATGCCGCGTCGGCGTGCCGCGTCCATCATGTTCAGCGCGAGCACCACCGGGCGGCCGAGGCGGCGCACTTCGAGCACGAAGCGCAGGTGCAGGCGCAGGTTGGTGGCGTCGGCGACGCAGACGATGAGGTCGGGTGCGGCTTCGCCCGGGTAGCGCCCGCGGCAGACATCGCGGGTGATCGCCTCGTCCGGACTGGTGGCGTCGAAGCTGTATGCTCCCGGAAGATCGAGGACGTGCAGCGTGCGGCCGGAGGGCGCGAGGAAACGCCCCTCCTTGCGCTCCACCGTCACGCCGGCGTAGTTGGCCACTTTCTGACGGCCGCCGGTGAGCTGGTTGAACAGCGCCGTCTTGCCGCAATTGGGATTGCCGACGAGGGCGATCCGCATCGGGACGGCGCTCATGCCGCACCGCCCACGGATACTTCCACGCGGGCCGCCTCGGTCTTGCGCAAGGCGAAGCGCGTGGCGCCGATCTGGATCAGCAGTGGATCGCCGCCGAGGGGGCCGCGGGCCACCAGCCTCACCGGCTCGCCAGCCACGAAGCCCAGGTCGCGCAGGCGTTGCGCGATCGGGTCGGCGGGATGGGCATCGGTGACGGACTGGACCACGGCTTGGGCACCTTTCGGCGCGTCTGAGAGGCGCACAGGGGTTACTCAAATAAGAACTGTTCGCATTATATGCCTTTACCGGGAGGGCTGCATCCCATGCTCCAGCCCTTATGATCGGCGGCTTCCCCCCCAGGAGTTCCGCCATGTCAGCCGTCGAATTGGTCCGCAAGGGTGTCGTCGCCCACCTGGTCATGAACCGCCCGGAGGTGCACAACGCGTTCGACGACGGCCTGATCGCGGACCTGACGGTCGCCCTCGCGGAAGTCGAGGCCGACGACGGCGTGCGAGCGGTCGTGCTGACCGGCGCGGGCGCCAGCTTCTCGGCCGGCGCCGATCTGCGCTGGATGCGCGGCATGGCGAAGGCCTCCGAGGACGAGAACCGCGAGGATTCGCTGCGCCTCGCCACCCTGATGCGCCGTCTGCAATTTCTTGCGAAGCCCACCGTCGCCCGGGTGAACGGGGCTGCCTTCGGCGGCGGCGTGGGACTGGTGGCCTGCTGCGACATCGCCGTCGCGGCCGAAGGGGCGAAATTTGCCTTGTCCGAGGTGAAGTTGGGACTCGTTCCGGCAGTGATTTCTCCTTACGTGGTCGCGGCCATCGGCCTGCGCCATGCGCGCCGGCTGTTCCTCACCGGCGAGGTGTTCGACACGAATGCGGCCTTGGGCATGGGCCTGGTCCATGAAGCGGTCGCGGCCGGGGAACTCGACGCGGCGGTCGAACGCGTGCTCGGGCTGCTGGCCAAGGGAGGGCCCGTCGCCCAGGACGAAGCGAAGCGGCTGGCCCTCGGCATGGGCGGCATGACACTGACGGACATGGCGCATGTCGACGCGGAGAACGCCGCGCTGATCGCACGCCTCCGCGTGTCGCCGGAAGGCCAGGACGGCCTCTCCGCCTTCCTCGACAAGGGCCAGCCTTCATGGCTCGCCTGATATGCCTCGTCGCGGGATTGCTGCTGGCGAGCATCGCCAATGGCCGGACGCTTGCCCAACGCATCGACGACCACCTCGCCGAGCCGCGGTTCGCCGCGGCCTCGTGGGGCGTTTCCGTGGTTTCCCTGGACGATGGCCGCACCGTCTACGCGCATGATGCCGGCCGCCTGCTCCTTCCCGCATCGACGGCCAAGCTCTATACCGCGGCCTTCGCCCTGGACCGGCTAGGTGCCGACTACCGCACGCACACCGACGTCCTGATGAGCGGCGAACTGCGCAAGGGACGGCTGCGTGGCGACCTGGTCCTTCGCGGCGGCGGCGACCCGACGCTCGCGGGAAGCGCATGGGCCGACCGGCTCGCCGCCACCGTGCGCGATCGCGGCATCCGGCGTGTCGACGGTGCCGTCGTCGGCGACGACACCGTGTTCGCGGGTCCGCCCATCGGCAACGGCTGGGAGGCCTCCGACCTGCAGGCGTATTACGGCGCACAGGCCGGTGGTCTCGACATCGACGAGAACACGATGACGGCCACCGTATCGGCCGGCGGCGTCGCCGTGCAGCCTGAGGATGCGGCCGTCGCCATCGCACTCGATCCGGCGACGCCCTTCGAGGTCTACCGCGCTCCCGGCACCGCCACCGTGCACGTGCTCGGCGCGGACGGCGAGCGCTTGCCGTCGCGAACCTCCCGCCTTTCCCTTCCCGATCCCGCCCTCACCGCCGCTCGCCGGCTGCGCGCGGCGCTCGAAAGCCAGGGCGTCCGTGTGGATGGCGAAGCGCGGAGCGTGCTGTGGCCGGTGACGGCACCGGAGGGCGAAACGATCGCCTCCTGGCCTTCGCCGCCGCTCGCAACGATCCTGCGCGAAGGCCTGAAGCGCTCGCAGAACCTGTACCTGCAGAGCGTGTTCCTGCTGAGCGCTCCCGCCCCGAACGACCAGCGCGGCGGCTCGGCCGAAGATCGCGCCTCGGCGGCGTTGGCGGCATGGCTGGCCGCGCGCGGCATCGGGCCCACGTCCACCACGATGGTGGAAGGTACCGGCCTGTCCCGCCACGACCTCACCACCGCGGCCTCGCTCACCCACCTGCTGGCAACCATGGACGCTTCGCCGCTCGCCGCACTGTGGCGCGGCCTGCTTCCCGTCGCCGGCGTCGACGGCACGCTGGCGAACCGCATGCGCGATACCGCCGCGCAAGGCAATGTCGTCGCCAAGACGGGCAGCATGAGCTTCGTCAACGCGCTGGCGGGTTATGTGACGACGAAGGACGGGCAACGCCTGGCCTTCGCGATCGTCCTCAACAACTATCGCGCACCGCAACGCAGCGCGGAGCCGGTGAAGCCGGTCTCGGCGGAAGTGGATGCCATCGCGGTGATGCTCGCGGAAACGACCGAACGGCTGTGACGCCCGCGCTCAGCCCAGGACCGCCGGCAAATCCTTCCCGATCTTCTCCGGCGTATCGGTCGGCGCGTAGCGTTCGACGACCTGCCCGTCGCGGCCGACGAGGAACTTCGTAAAGTTCCACTTGATGCCCCCGGTGCCGAGCAGACCTTTCTTCTCGGCCTTCAGCCAGCGGTACAGCGGATGCGCGCCGTCGCCGTTGACCTCGATCTTCGAGAACATGGGAAAGCTCACGCCGTAGTTGAGCGAACAGAAGTTGCGGATCTCGTCCTCGTTGCCCGGCTCCTGGTGGCCGAACTGGTCGCATGGGAATCCGAGGACCTCGAAGCCACGGTCGCGCCAGGCCTTGTGGAGCGCCTCCAGGCCTTCGTACTGCGGGGTGAATCCGCACTTCGAGGCCACGTTCACGACAAGCAGGGCCTTGCCGCGGAATTCGGCCAGCGAGCGTTCGTTGCCGTCGATGTCGCGGGCGGAGAAGTCGTAGATGCTGGCCATGCGTCGCGTCCTTCGTGTGGGTGGCGGCCAGTCTACCCCTCTTGGGCTAAGATGGCCGTCTTTCCGGCCGAGAGCCCACGCCCGTGATCCGTTTCGCCGCCGCGTCCAAGTCCTACATCGTGGACGGCGCGCTCGTTCCCGCCCTGCATCCGGTCGATCTCGACATCGAGCAGGGCGAAGTGTTCGGCATCATCGGCCATTCCGGTGCCGGCAAATCGACCCTGCTGCGCCTCGTCAACCTGCTGGAGCGGCCAACCGCGGGCAAGGTGTTCATCGACGGACGCGACGTCACCGATGCGCAGGGTGCCGATCTGCGCCGCCTGCGTTCCGGCATCGGCATGATCTTCCAGCACTTCAACCTGCTCGCTTCGCGCACGGCGGCCGACAACGTCGCCTTCCCGTTGCGTCTGCAAGGTGGCATGGACGAAAGCGGCATCGCCGCACGGGTGAACGAACTCCTCGCCCTGGTCGGCCTTGCCCAACATGCGCGCAAATATCCGGCGCAACTCTCCGGCGGCCAGAAGCAGCGCGTCGGCATCGCCCGTGCGCTCGCCAGCCATCCCTCCATTCTGCTCTGCGACGAAGCGACCAGCGCCCTCGACCCGCAGACGACGGCTTCCGTCCTGGAACTGCTCGCCGACATCAACCGCCGCCTCGGCCTCACCATCGTCCTCATCAC
Coding sequences:
- the feoB gene encoding ferrous iron transport protein B translates to MSAVPMRIALVGNPNCGKTALFNQLTGGRQKVANYAGVTVERKEGRFLAPSGRTLHVLDLPGAYSFDATSPDEAITRDVCRGRYPGEAAPDLIVCVADATNLRLHLRFVLEVRRLGRPVVLALNMMDAARRRGIVIDVARLSQRLGVPVVETIAVRRGGAKALIERIDASVPDIVPAPIDEAGVEALHAEVRAILADTVTLPRDTVAIDDAIDRWALHPVFGLAILATLMFFIFQAVFSWAQPVMDGIEAGIAALGTFVTGFLPEGSALHSLLNDGVFAGLGAVLVFLPQILILFLFILVLEESGYLPRAAFLLDRMMFRVGLTGRAFIPLLSSFACAIPGIMATRSIQDPRDRLTTILVAPLMTCSARLPVYTLLIAAFIPSRSVWGVFNLQGIVLFTLYFAGIFSALGVAFVMKRLRKDKSEHALIMELPSYRLPNVRDIALGLWERAVIFLKRVGGIILALTVLLWFLSSFPGPPPGATEPAIDYSIAGRLGRLLEYVFSPIGFNWQICVALVPGLAAREVAVAALGTVYAMSGSDDALASQLGPVIAHQWTLATALSLLAWYVFAPQCMSTLAVIRRETNSWKNVAIAAGYLFSLAYLASLATYQIARALS
- a CDS encoding FeoA domain-containing protein — translated: MRLSDAPKGAQAVVQSVTDAHPADPIAQRLRDLGFVAGEPVRLVARGPLGGDPLLIQIGATRFALRKTEAARVEVSVGGAA
- a CDS encoding enoyl-CoA hydratase-related protein; translated protein: MSAVELVRKGVVAHLVMNRPEVHNAFDDGLIADLTVALAEVEADDGVRAVVLTGAGASFSAGADLRWMRGMAKASEDENREDSLRLATLMRRLQFLAKPTVARVNGAAFGGGVGLVACCDIAVAAEGAKFALSEVKLGLVPAVISPYVVAAIGLRHARRLFLTGEVFDTNAALGMGLVHEAVAAGELDAAVERVLGLLAKGGPVAQDEAKRLALGMGGMTLTDMAHVDAENAALIARLRVSPEGQDGLSAFLDKGQPSWLA
- the dacB gene encoding D-alanyl-D-alanine carboxypeptidase/D-alanyl-D-alanine endopeptidase; translated protein: MARLICLVAGLLLASIANGRTLAQRIDDHLAEPRFAAASWGVSVVSLDDGRTVYAHDAGRLLLPASTAKLYTAAFALDRLGADYRTHTDVLMSGELRKGRLRGDLVLRGGGDPTLAGSAWADRLAATVRDRGIRRVDGAVVGDDTVFAGPPIGNGWEASDLQAYYGAQAGGLDIDENTMTATVSAGGVAVQPEDAAVAIALDPATPFEVYRAPGTATVHVLGADGERLPSRTSRLSLPDPALTAARRLRAALESQGVRVDGEARSVLWPVTAPEGETIASWPSPPLATILREGLKRSQNLYLQSVFLLSAPAPNDQRGGSAEDRASAALAAWLAARGIGPTSTTMVEGTGLSRHDLTTAASLTHLLATMDASPLAALWRGLLPVAGVDGTLANRMRDTAAQGNVVAKTGSMSFVNALAGYVTTKDGQRLAFAIVLNNYRAPQRSAEPVKPVSAEVDAIAVMLAETTERL
- a CDS encoding glutathione peroxidase, whose amino-acid sequence is MASIYDFSARDIDGNERSLAEFRGKALLVVNVASKCGFTPQYEGLEALHKAWRDRGFEVLGFPCDQFGHQEPGNEDEIRNFCSLNYGVSFPMFSKIEVNGDGAHPLYRWLKAEKKGLLGTGGIKWNFTKFLVGRDGQVVERYAPTDTPEKIGKDLPAVLG
- a CDS encoding ATP-binding cassette domain-containing protein — translated: MIRFAAASKSYIVDGALVPALHPVDLDIEQGEVFGIIGHSGAGKSTLLRLVNLLERPTAGKVFIDGRDVTDAQGADLRRLRSGIGMIFQHFNLLASRTAADNVAFPLRLQGGMDESGIAARVNELLALVGLAQHARKYPAQLSGGQKQRVGIARALASHPSILLCDEATSALDPQTTASVLELLADINRRLGLTIVLITHEMDVIRRVCDRVAVLDAGRVVELGTVADVFLHPRHPTTRRFVAEADHREGRGPEFPGVDGTLYRLSFRGDATYSPLLSRVVRDTGVEYNLLSGRVDRIKDTPYGQLTLAMRGERLDDALAQIRAAGVDIEEVTR